A single window of Deinococcus budaensis DNA harbors:
- the treZ gene encoding malto-oligosyltrehalose trehalohydrolase has product MAAQLPDRPAAQGPDTQRLGAQPLPGGGTRFRVWTTTAREVGVRVDGAAHPLTPLGGGLFEAVLPVEAGARYFFLLDGQPWPDPYALSLPDGVHGEAEVVDLHAYRWQHTGWRGRPLAECVFYELHVGTFTPEGTYRAALEKLPELAALGVTAIELMPLAAFPGTRGWGYDGVALYAPHAGYGRPEDLMAFVDAAHGLGLAVLLDVVYNHFGPDGNYLGVYSPEYFTARFHTPWGAGLDYAEPHMRRLITGNARMWLRDYRFDGLRLDATQEMQDDSPVHILRELADEVHALGGRHLLIAEDYRNRPDLVTDFHLDGLWVDDFHHEMRVTLTGDRDGYYAPFQGGAAALAHVLNRGWVFEGQEWPLERAPRGAPADALGAPAFVYFIQNHDQVGNRAVGDRVHHLERVTPAMFRGASTLLLTLPMTPLLFQGQEWAASAPFPFFSDHAGDLGRAVSEGRRREFGHFDSFAAGEVPDPQAEATFRQAKLDWAERGEGEHARTLSLYRDLLHLRREDPVLQDRERRNLQAGSEGGNVLWVRRATGDGSERVLLWNLGREAVEAGALPLPFALPPRVLRHSEGREGTALGYGEAVLLGSQG; this is encoded by the coding sequence GTGGCGGCCCAGCTTCCCGACCGCCCGGCCGCTCAAGGTCCGGACACTCAACGTCTGGGCGCCCAGCCTCTCCCCGGCGGCGGCACCCGCTTCCGGGTCTGGACGACCACCGCGCGGGAGGTCGGGGTGCGGGTGGACGGCGCGGCCCATCCCCTGACGCCGCTGGGAGGCGGCCTCTTCGAGGCGGTGCTGCCGGTGGAGGCCGGGGCGCGGTATTTCTTCTTGCTGGACGGCCAGCCCTGGCCCGACCCCTACGCCCTCTCCCTGCCGGACGGGGTCCACGGCGAGGCGGAGGTCGTGGACCTGCACGCCTACAGGTGGCAGCACACCGGGTGGCGCGGGCGGCCCCTGGCCGAATGCGTCTTTTACGAGCTGCACGTCGGCACCTTCACGCCGGAGGGGACCTACCGGGCGGCCCTGGAGAAACTGCCCGAGCTGGCGGCGCTGGGCGTCACGGCCATCGAACTGATGCCGCTGGCCGCCTTTCCCGGCACGCGCGGCTGGGGCTACGACGGGGTGGCCCTCTACGCCCCCCACGCGGGGTATGGCCGCCCGGAAGACCTGATGGCCTTTGTGGACGCCGCGCATGGGCTGGGGCTGGCGGTGCTGCTGGACGTGGTCTACAACCACTTCGGGCCGGACGGCAACTATCTGGGCGTGTACAGCCCGGAGTACTTCACGGCGCGTTTTCACACGCCCTGGGGAGCCGGGCTGGACTACGCCGAACCCCATATGCGGCGCCTGATCACCGGCAACGCCCGGATGTGGCTGCGCGACTACCGCTTCGACGGCCTGCGGCTGGACGCCACCCAGGAGATGCAGGACGACTCGCCCGTCCATATCCTGCGCGAGCTGGCGGACGAGGTCCACGCGCTGGGCGGCCGCCACCTGCTGATCGCCGAGGACTACCGCAACCGGCCGGACCTCGTGACCGATTTCCACCTCGACGGCCTGTGGGTGGACGACTTTCACCACGAGATGCGGGTGACGCTGACCGGGGACCGCGACGGCTACTACGCGCCTTTTCAGGGCGGGGCGGCGGCGCTGGCCCACGTGCTGAACCGGGGCTGGGTCTTCGAGGGCCAGGAGTGGCCGCTGGAGCGCGCCCCACGCGGCGCGCCCGCCGACGCCCTGGGGGCGCCCGCCTTCGTCTACTTCATCCAGAACCACGACCAGGTGGGCAACCGGGCGGTGGGTGACCGGGTGCATCACCTGGAGCGCGTGACCCCGGCGATGTTCCGGGGCGCGTCTACCCTGCTGCTCACGCTGCCCATGACCCCGCTGCTGTTTCAGGGCCAGGAATGGGCCGCGTCGGCTCCCTTTCCCTTTTTCAGCGACCACGCGGGCGACCTGGGCCGGGCGGTGAGCGAGGGCCGCCGCCGGGAATTCGGCCACTTCGACTCCTTCGCCGCCGGGGAGGTGCCCGATCCGCAGGCCGAGGCCACTTTCCGGCAGGCGAAACTCGACTGGGCCGAGCGCGGGGAGGGCGAACACGCGCGCACGCTCTCGCTGTACCGCGACCTGCTGCACCTGCGCCGGGAAGACCCGGTGCTGCAAGACCGCGAGCGCCGGAACCTCCAGGCCGGAAGCGAGGGGGGGAACGTGCTGTGGGTGCGCCGCGCGACCGGGGACGGCAGCGAGCGGGTGCTGCTGTGGAACCTGGGCCGGGAGGCGGTGGAGGCCGGGGCGCTTCCCCTTCCCTTTGCGCTCCCGCCGCGTGTGCTGCGGCACTCCGAAGGCCGTGAGGGCACGGCGCTGGGCTACGGCGAAGCGGTCCTGCTGGGGTCACAGGGATGA